From Juglans regia cultivar Chandler chromosome 9, Walnut 2.0, whole genome shotgun sequence:
CGGCACTTTCCCCTTCGAAAACCAATCAAAATGGTGCAATGCCTTGACTTCAATTATTGCAGGGGACAACGGGTGCAATGAGAACCATGCCTGCATGGGAGAGTACGTCTTTCTATCCGTGATTATATGCAGGACAACCTTCTGGGGGTGCAACGAGTTGCGGACAAGTGATGTTGCAACAACAGAGGTGGCGAGCACATTGTCGGAGGCAAGGACAAAGTGGAAGTAAGAGGAGTCAACGAGGGCAGGGATGAGTTCAGCAGAAGGGAGCTGGAGGCGGGCAGCAGCATTGGTGGAGTGCTCGTTGGCTAGATTTAGCGCAAGGCAGTGGAGCTGTTTGGGTATGCTACTTGATGCTACATGACGGTACAAGTATTCTTGAATTTTGGCTGTCCGGGTTCTTTGTTCAAGAAGGGTAAcctgattattttaaaatattcttagttGAGAGTCTTGAGACCATAGTCGATCAGGAGTTTTGTAAACATACCAATTATTGTGGaactcaataaaattaaagaagtaGTGCAAAGGGGATGGAAATAATTAAGGTAGTAGTACCATCTCTCTAAGCTTGACAGCAAAGGTCTTGGCGTCTGGTTTGGTTTTCTTAATCTCAGCCATGAAGTCTTCCAAAGTCTGAGGAACATCAGATCTTCCTTTTAATTCATCTTTGCCAATGGGCTCTTCTAGTATTCGGTATATCACTTCTGGGACCTTTCACACACCAAAATTGATTAGCACgaggatataaaaaaatacataactattgaacaatttaaaaccaaaagtaAGAGTCCAGAGATTATTACATTTGAGTCGAGccttcttccaaaaatacttGGTCTTAATCTTTTTCCCAGGCAACCTATGCCATTAATATATAAGTCAGTAACTCTAATAATTGAACAcaaacattttaattaattaataagcacCAAAAAGAGGCATgatatcaattttattattattattattattattattgtttttattattatcatcttcCTCACTTTAAGGCTGGAGGTGGACCGACCATGTACTACTTCTGTATggttactattttttttcctgtatgGTTACTCATGTATCCATCAATCATATCAGTAAACAATTAATAGCTGGGTATTTTCCAATAATTACGTACCAAAATCAGAATTTCACAGTGAATGTTTCCAATTCTACAGGAAAAATGCATCTGGCGGCAAAAATCAGCAGGCTCAACAGTATTGGATAGGGATTTTTCGCTTCAGTTTTTCAACTTTAGTACGTAGATATTACTGAATTGATAATTAGTTTATGGACAATCATTATATCCTTAATGGTTACGTAGATGATTCAGACTTTATTCCCTGTCATGCATGAAAGAGGGAGGGAGAATGGCTTAGAATGTACCTATGGAAGAGCACTTGCTTTGATCTCTATCAATGGTGTCCACTGCTGTAAATACGAACGCAAATCGGAGAATAAACGTAAAGAACAAAAGCGAATAGAACAGCACTCGATATGAAACCCGCCTTGATCCAACCTTCACTTTGATAAACTCTTTAAAACCTTTCCCCGGAAACACTGATATGTGCCTCAAACTCGGTGATATGTAGAGCTGCATTTTGATATACACAAGTACGTACAGTACCAGAACTCACGTAAAGTTTCTAATTCGGAAGGCGAGGGCTGGCTTAGTATTTCATTCGGCAATCACCCAAAGCTAGAAAGAATAACTGAGTTGAGAACCCTCCTCCCTTCCCTTGTGGTGGTTACTGGTTATGCGGTAAAAGTAAGGATTTGATCATTGTGTTTAAGGTAGCTATCTCAATCTGTTACCTAAACTTGCTTAGCATTTGGGCTAGAGAGACGTCAAGGTTCTGGGGACTCAATATTATTATGTTAGAGGCGAGCAGGGGGATGttaaagagaaagagacaaGCGACTGAAAGAAGAGGCtgtctttgtttttgttgggtttATTGTACTTTGGCTTGAGCTTAAAGGAGAAAAGTTgaggaaaaaggagaaaggaactaaaaattatatatatataatatgagattGGGATCTTTTGGTCTTTGCCTCCACATGAAGTTTTCGAGGCATTCAACAGAGTTTGAACTTTGACAGAACAGGGCTTCTACATGGAAAATGACTCTCCCTGGAGTGAGTTGGGAGTAAAAGTACAGGAACCTCTATATATTTCCATTTCTCTAACAAATAAATGAAGTGAAATTCAAGGAGGCTTTTGTTTATATGTACATTTGTTGATTGTATGACTAAACTTGTCGTTAACAAAAGACTAATTTCTCAAGTTAGCGTTAATTAATGTTGCCTTAGTgcacataaaataaagaaaaaacggtatggttatttttaattttaattttagcatgGAAATGCGGTGGTTTTAGCAAGTTTGTGATCCAAGAAATTAGTGATTTATTTGCTTTTATGGGCAGAACAAGAGTCATAATGAGCCACAGGTGATGGAAAACAAATTGAGTCAACATCTATGCCTTTAACATGGGTGGTTCAGGTGAACATAGATGATAAATCAGGTGGGTTTTTGATAGGTGCTTCCaaccttttttttatctcaatctGACCTGTTTTAAGTTTTCCCCAATGATTTCATTGTGACCAATATTGCAAATCGGCCTGAAGTAAAAGTTAGGCTTTAGTCAACTGGGTCAGGCAAAACATCCAAACCTAATTCAAATTAGACCAGATTTTAAGATTTGGTGTTGGCAAAGTTGGAGCTAAGTAGATTGAACCCAATTCAGATCCaaatgttttagaaaataattaaattattaaagttcattactattcacaaatcatctcaagtcatctcatcttactattcaaacagGCTCTAAAGACCTCGAATTGTTGTGCTCTTTGaatcattataatcatatccCTACAAAACGCATAATTTATCACAAACTGAACCACACCTCTTCTTCTTTTAGTAGGAAGAGcagtaccatttttttttctttgcttttacgaataaaaaaaatctaaccttACATTAAAATTAGAAGAATGATATTCGTAAACATATgtatcattatcttttttttttcattctaatgtggtatcaaattatcaaaaagtTTATGAATTACATTTTTGTTCAATTTAAAGTGTGATTTAGGATTGAATTGCAGCAAACATTTAAATCTTGTGGAGGCGGAGAGATCAGCAAAATGTTCATCCCTTCAAAATCAGAATCCAAATCCACCATACTTCCAAGGGAGTTTTCCAAAAACGAACCTCCTTGTTGAGAGAACATTGATCAAATACATGTTGTTAAACTTTGCTGTGGGACCCAAATAAGCAGTTAAATATATGATAACCCATGAGATTTCTTAGTATACGAGCTGCCGTTCTTGTAGTCTTCTCCAGAGAGAATATGCTAAAACTTAGTTGTGGGATCCAAATATGTTCCCAAAGCAGTTAAATAGGAAACTTCTTAATATACGAGCTGCCGTTCTTGTAATCTTCTCCAGAGAGAATATGCCAAAGTAATAACTGACGAGGTAAGAATTTATTCTCATCGTATGATGTTATGAACAGTCTCCTGAAAGGTTTTCATAAATGTTTTTCATGATATTATTTCCCTGAGGCTGGGAAAACTTATGATTTTCTGTAGTTATTTGGGCTGGGAATTTCTTAAGCTTCTAGCATGGAAGTGGTGGCTTCGATTGTTGCCGAAGCAGTGGTAGCAATGGGCCGGCTTTTCTCTGGTTCTATCTATTCTATGATCGTGAACACTGTCAAATACCAATCAAACCTTGATGCTCTGGACAAGGAGATGAAACCACTTATGGCTCTCAGAGATGATGTAAAAAATGACACCGAATTAGCTGAGATTGAAGGAAAAGTGCCAAGGACTCGAGTCATGGAGTGGCTTAAGGAGGTTGATGAGCTTCTGCTTAAAGTCGATCAGATTCAAGCAGTAAAGCTTTCTCGACTTCCCTTAAATTGCAGTAAGCGGTATAGAATAAGCAGGGAAGCGGCAGAAAACCTCAGAGAGATACAAAGGCTTCTAAAAGCTGGAAGTTTCCACACTGGTAGTGTGTCTGTCAGTTATTCAGCACCCAGTGCAGTAGAGCATATTCCAGGACATTCAATTCAAGATCAAACAACAGCATCAACAACTTTATCCCAAACTATGACGCTATTGTCTGACCCTACAGTATTAAGGATTGGTATTTGTGGAATGGGAGGTGTAGGCAAGACTACTCTGATAagaaacttgaataataagctCAAAGGTACTTCTTCAATCCTGCCTTTCAGCATTGTCATCTGGGCTACTGTTTCCaagaattttgacatgaaaaaaGTCCAATTACAAATAGCCGAGAGATTGAACTTGAAagcaaagaaggaagaaagtaCGGAGAGATTGTCTATTCTACTTTATGAAAGACTTGAGAAGGAGAAAAAATTTCTGCTGATTCTAGACGACGTTTGGGTTAAAATTGATTTGCATAGGTTGGGCATCCCGGAGCCTGAGGTTGAAAAGGGCTCTAAGATCATATTAACAACTCGATCTCTAGATATCTGTAGGTACATGATGACTGATGTTGAAGTTAAAGTGAATGGTTTAAATGATGAAGAAGCTTGGCAATTATTCAGTCGATATACGGGGAGTGTGGTTAGTTCAGAACATGTTAGACCCTTCGCAGAAGCAATTGCTAGAGAATGCTGTGGATTGCCATTGGCTATAACCATCGTGGGAGCTGCTATGAGAGGAAAGACAATGGTGCGGCTGTGGAAGGATGCCTTAAATGAGTTGCAAAGATCAAGGCCTAATATAGCAGGCGTTGAGGATGAGGTCTATAAGCCTTTGAAGTGGAGTTACGACTCACTTCaaggtaaaagaataaaaagttgTTTCCTGTATTGTTCTTTGTTTCCCGAGGACTTCGCAATTGGAAAAAGTGAACTAGTAAAGTGCTGGCTGGCGGAAGGTTTGCTAGATGAACAAGAGAACTACGAGGCTTCACTCAATAGAGGAATTGCCATGATTGAAAGTCTGAAAGACTCTTGTTTGTTGGAAGAGGGTATCCGTGAGTGCACTGTGAAGATGCATGACGTAGTTCGTGATGTTGCCATATGGATTGCATCCTCATCTGAGGATGAGTGTAAATCCCTTGTCCATTCAGGCATGGGCTTGACTGAGATTTCAGCCGTTGAGTTATTAAATTCTCTCAGAAGAGTTTCTTTCATGAATAACAAGATAAAAATGCTACCTGATCGTGTGATACAATGCTCAGAGGCCACGACTTTGCTACTGCAAGGTAATAGTTGCCTTGACGGAATTCCAGAGAGATTCCTGCAAGGATTTGGAGCACTCAGAGTCCTGAATCTGAGTAGGACAAACATCCATTCATTGCCTCTTTCTTTGCTTCAACTTGATGACCTCCGTGCTCTCCTTTTAAAGGACTGCCTCTATCTTGAAGAACTACCCTCGCTGGAGAGGCTTAGTAGACTTGAAGTGCTAGATCTCTCTGCCACTCCTATCAAAGAATTGCCAAGAGGGATGGAAAACTTGAGCAACTTAAGGCAATTGATCTTATCCCGCACTCGACACCTAAAAACCATTCAAACTGGAATTATATCAAGGTTGTCTTGTTTAGAGTACCTGGATATGACACACAGTGGTTACCAGTTGAGGGTGAAGAGGGAAGTAGAAGAGAAACAGACATCTTTTGAAGAGCTCCTATGCCTTGAGAGGCTACTTGTCTTATTCATCCATTTGGAGAGGATCCCATGTCTCAGCTCTGAACCTCTTTCCTCGGTATATAGATTAAGCAGATTCCAGTTTTTAATTGGCCCACATGCGCACCACTTGAAAGGTAGGCATGCGCATGACAAAAGAACAGTAACTGTAAGGGCTCTTGATCTTTCTGCAGAACCGATTTGGTGCTTGTTGAGTATTGCCAGCTCTCTACTCTTGAATCATTGTTGGGGACTGAACGAGATGCTAGAAAACTTGGTCATTAACAGCGTTGGCGGCTTCGCTGGTTTAAAATCTCTTACCATCAGACGATCTGATTGCAGTTTTCGGCCAGGAAGAGGATGTGCGGGTACGACTCTCTGTGACCTCCTACCAAATTTGGAGGAACTTCATCTCGAATATCTGTCATGCATAGAAAGCATTTCAGAACTAGTTTCCCACCTGGGGCTAAGATTTCTGAGACTAAAATCATTAGTAGTGGCCAATTGTCCTAAACTGAAGTATCTTCTCTCATGTGGTTTCTTCATTCATGACCTGCCAAACCTAGATGTAATCAAGGTGAGCTTCTGTGACGAGTTAGACGAACTCTTTAATTGTCTTCCTTTGCAGAATATGGATCTATGTCCTGTTGTTCCAAATCTACGGGTACTGAAATTGAAGGACGTTCCCAAATTAAGGGCTGTTTGCAGAGACGAAGAGACGTGGCCATGTCTAGAGCAGGTAGATGTGATCGATTGCAATCTTCTCAGGAAGTTGCCTCTTACAAACCGAAATGCAGAAAACATGAAGAAAATAAGAGGAGAATCACAATGGTGGAACGCATTGGAGTGGGATGCTGACATAACCAAATCAAACCTGCAGCCTTATTTTCATCCAGCCGAGGCCTCTAGGAGCCGTAAGGAGTGGGAGTGAATTGGGACATGAATGTTAACCAGCGACCCTTCACTATCTCAGCGCCCCTCTTTGCTCAATCCCGTTTCTTTCTCTGCCTCACCCAGCCTCCTTTCTCCCCAAGACAGTGGAATGTCAATGCAGGTTAAAGGAACAATGtttttcctcctctctctctctctctctctctctctctctatatatatatatatatatatatatatatatatattcagatatatatatatattcagaggGCATGTTCCTGGATTTGGAGCATCATATTCACTTGTCATTTCCTTTGCCAAATACATGTAACAGCTTTAGAAACTTTATAGAGAGGTCCTGATTGCATTCAACAAGACGATCTCCCGTAAAGACAGCGGGACCATGCATTTGTACGTGAATAATACAAGCGACGCATTACCAGAAAGAGATACTGAATAAACACGCTTTCCATTAACATCAACGTCAAACCCTAAAATGGATCCAAATTGACCATGCTTGAAGAGAATTTCCCGAAAAGATCACCAAATTCACCTTAGATAACTCCCAAAACAGGACGCGGCCCCCCGTAGGCCTCACCGCCTCCAATACAGATTTgtaatcaatgttttgaataccgaaTCGGACGCTATATCGGTCAAGgtactggaatgaaatatttcgatatcggtaTCGTTTCGGAATAACatttcgagatagtcgatatataaataaattatattccaaaataatagtctatatataaatacatatatattataaataatttagtctGAATTgtgggtcaaaaaatgagcttgtagtttgaaaaaattaaaaaaaaaaaatgaaggcctaaatatcggccggtacaggtcgAAATACAGGTCGGTATAGGccaaaatataggccggtaccgACTGGTACGATTGGTATTTAGGCCGATACGAAATACAggtagtacctgtaccggcccagTGGCCAGTACGGTAAATaccgaccgtaccggccggtacggtacgattTTCACAACTTTGGATgtaatagaataaattttatttttatttttatttttctaagcaagcaagttttcattcaaataaaaaaaagatatacaTGTGGAGGGGGTGGAGTTCCCCAACAAACGTCTTAGTACAATAACTACAGTGCAAAtgtggagggaaaaaaaaaaaaaaagattttgggaCTAATTTCTTGATCCCCACCCATGCCTTACAGAGAGGGCACTGTCTTAAAAGACGGTTTTTAACAGTTCGCATAGCCAAGCAAATTGTGGAATCACTATTAAAGGCGGTGGAAGTTGTGGGTGCACTGCAGTTTGTTGTCTTGGGATATTTCTTGAAGAGATCAATATTCCCTTTTTTAAGATCATTTGTTAGGGAAAGCGATAACATAGTAGAAAGCACGGTATCGGATGAACTTATCTGTGGCAAAGCATCTGTCTTCCTGCGTACCTATGGTGGCACATGGAGACCAGGCGTCGATGGTTAAGATGTGAGGTGGGGCAAATCTAAAAGATCTTGAAGTGGAGGATCTGTTGGTGCTGCGCATGTAGCCGGAGGCTCGTTGGGGCGCAGCGGCGAGTGAAGGCTACGCACAGAAGCAAGCGGCACGTGAGGGTCACTTGTCGACTGTTGGTTGTGTGGTGGTGGGGCGCGTGTCGACTGTTGGTCGTCGGAGTGCGATAGATGTGACCAAAACCAAACCGGTAGAGGAGAGATAATAAAAACACTACCATGAAAGCCAAAGCATATACACAAAGCCTCATCTCTGATGGAAACATTCGAAGAGATTTGAATTTTCTAGAGATAATGGAGAGTTTCTCTTTCTAAAACCCACAGAAGGCAGCTTTTCAACATCATATGAgtttagaataaattttaattaatagaataaagaAACATAGGAATTACATTATGCCAATATTTACATAGGAGAAATGTTTTAACtgcaaatagattatataaaagtaaacttataaaatgaCGTGGCAtacatcagattataaagttatttttatcgtaaatagatctaacaaattCATGAAGACACATCagttgagttttgctacacaacctccaccacacttcacattccacactccacattttttaaaatttttaaattttttaatatttttaaaaaaaaaattttttgaatttattcttttcaaattatttcaaattttatattcattattttatataataaatatttgataaaagaaaaaaataataaaaattaaaaaaaatatggaatgtAAAGTGTGAGGAGGTGGTGAAGATTTATTGttattagaaatataactaTTGTTATTTACAAAGTCATCGGTAGATGAAATCCAAACAACACAATATCAACAATTACGTTTCACAATAATCTCTTTTTAAGTTTCCACCCCATTCTATTTAACACTGTTAGTGAACCCCAAAGGGGAACAAAAGAATATCTGCACATGAGAGAAAAGGAACAGAGTAACTCAATGATGCAAGAAACAAAGAGTCAAAACTAATCAAAATACgagcaaatatttttttgcagAAAGGATGTAGAATGGAATTCAATATTCgtcaagagaaatgatttgtacaagttttaaatagacaagcTTCATACAAgcccttgtaaaaaaatagaccccatcttaaaaaagtataaaaaaatatattctttatcAGTAGAACTTACTTTTCTACAAAGGACTTGTatgaaatttgtctatttaaaacttgtacctagcattatACCACGAAGATAACTAATCCAAATACCATGAAATTTTGGAGAACCGGTGTAGTCTATGGTTGATTATACCACGAAATCTCATTTGCTTGTGAGACCTAAGTTGCCAAACTTTTGGGGTTGGGTTCCAAGTAATGGCTTGAGAGTTATCTTCCAGAATATTCTTGTATTGTTTCAGACAATTGGAGGAGCTCCCCCTCGAAAGCACTTTACTATCCATTTCAATACAATACGTCTATTAATTCCAGATTCCTTCTACATTCATACATTTCATTGATTCCTAGTTGTAACACGGGAAAAAAATCCCAATATAGTCATCAATGGcattgtgaaaaaaatatacaatacgTCTATTTACAAAGCTGTTGGTTTCTACCGGCATCCGAGGACCATCTGAATCAGTTTCTTCAATGACATTGTGAAATTCTCCTAGTGAAGCATCGCTGTCAGTCACTGAATCATGAGAGCCGGAACTGTTTCTGCATGAAAGCCCACCATTCGCCAACAGACCAGATCTCTGATGCTGGATTCACCCATTAACATTGCTGTCCAGGGCAAGGTTCCTGTATGACGAGGAAATTGGTACTTCATAAATGACAATATGACTGCT
This genomic window contains:
- the LOC108993438 gene encoding probable galacturonosyltransferase 12, with the translated sequence MQLYISPSLRHISVFPGKGFKEFIKVKVGSRRVSYRVLFYSLLFFTFILRFAFVFTAVDTIDRDQSKCSSIGCLGKRLRPSIFGRRLDSNVPEVIYRILEEPIGKDELKGRSDVPQTLEDFMAEIKKTKPDAKTFAVKLREMVTLLEQRTRTAKIQEYLYRHVASSSIPKQLHCLALNLANEHSTNAAARLQLPSAELIPALVDSSYFHFVLASDNVLATSVVATSLVRNSLHPQKVVLHIITDRKTYSPMQAWFSLHPLSPAIIEVKALHHFDWFSKGKVPVLEAMEKDQRVRSQFRGGSSAIVANNTEKPQVIAAKLQALSPKYNSMMNHIRIHLPELFPSLNKVVFLDDDIVIQTDLSPLWDVDMNGKVNGAVETCRGEDKFVMSKQFRSYLNFSHPLISNSFNPNECAWAYGMNIFDLEAWRKTNISLAYHYWLEQNLKSDLSLWQLGTLPPGLIAFHGHVHIIGPFWHMLGLGYQENTSLADAESAGVIHFNGRAKPWLEIAFPQLRPLWAKYVNFTDKFIKSCHIRASS
- the LOC108992246 gene encoding disease resistance protein At4g27190-like produces the protein MEVVASIVAEAVVAMGRLFSGSIYSMIVNTVKYQSNLDALDKEMKPLMALRDDVKNDTELAEIEGKVPRTRVMEWLKEVDELLLKVDQIQAVKLSRLPLNCSKRYRISREAAENLREIQRLLKAGSFHTGSVSVSYSAPSAVEHIPGHSIQDQTTASTTLSQTMTLLSDPTVLRIGICGMGGVGKTTLIRNLNNKLKGTSSILPFSIVIWATVSKNFDMKKVQLQIAERLNLKAKKEESTERLSILLYERLEKEKKFLLILDDVWVKIDLHRLGIPEPEVEKGSKIILTTRSLDICRYMMTDVEVKVNGLNDEEAWQLFSRYTGSVVSSEHVRPFAEAIARECCGLPLAITIVGAAMRGKTMVRLWKDALNELQRSRPNIAGVEDEVYKPLKWSYDSLQGKRIKSCFLYCSLFPEDFAIGKSELVKCWLAEGLLDEQENYEASLNRGIAMIESLKDSCLLEEGIRECTVKMHDVVRDVAIWIASSSEDECKSLVHSGMGLTEISAVELLNSLRRVSFMNNKIKMLPDRVIQCSEATTLLLQGNSCLDGIPERFLQGFGALRVLNLSRTNIHSLPLSLLQLDDLRALLLKDCLYLEELPSLERLSRLEVLDLSATPIKELPRGMENLSNLRQLILSRTRHLKTIQTGIISRLSCLEYLDMTHSGYQLRVKREVEEKQTSFEELLCLERLLVLFIHLERIPCLSSEPLSSVYRLSRFQFLIGPHAHHLKGRHAHDKRTVTVRALDLSAEPIWCLLSIASSLLLNHCWGLNEMLENLVINSVGGFAGLKSLTIRRSDCSFRPGRGCAGTTLCDLLPNLEELHLEYLSCIESISELVSHLGLRFLRLKSLVVANCPKLKYLLSCGFFIHDLPNLDVIKVSFCDELDELFNCLPLQNMDLCPVVPNLRVLKLKDVPKLRAVCRDEETWPCLEQVDVIDCNLLRKLPLTNRNAENMKKIRGESQWWNALEWDADITKSNLQPYFHPAEASRSRKEWE